The genomic stretch TCCTATTTCTGAGTTATTTTGGATTACTCGCACATTAATTGAAGACAATCGCGGTAGTTTTTCTCGATTGTTTTGTAGTGAGGAACTTAAAAGTGTCGGTTTTGATTTGCCAATTGCCCAAGTAAATATTACCAAGACCGAAAAAAAGGGAATAATTCGAGGATTGCATTTTCAACTACCTCCATACTCGGAACATAAGATAATTTATTGTTTAAAAGGTGAGGTGTTTGACATTGCGTTAGATTTACGCCGCAGTTCACCTACGTTTTTAAAATATCATTCAATTATTCTCAGTGAAAGTGAGAATAATGCATATTCAATCCCTCAAGGTTTTGCGCATGGATTTCAATCCTTGACTGATGACGTAGAGATGGTTTATTTCCACTCGCACCCATATAGGAAGCAATTTGAGACGGGTGTAAATCCATTTGATCCTATGGTAAATGTTAAGTGGCCCTTACCTGTAACCGGAATTTCTGAACGAGATAGATCATTCTTATTATTAGACAATAATTATACTGGAGTAAAAATTAAATGAAATGTAGGCACTGTTCCGCTGAATTACAAAAAAGTTTCTTGGACCTGGATTTTTCTCCACCATCAAATGCATATCTAACTAAAGAAGATTTAAACAAGCCGGAAATGCACTATCCCCTTCGTGTTTTAATGTGTGATAGTTGTAAATTGGTCCAAACTGAGGACTATACTGATAAAGATTTATTGTTTAGTTCAGATTATGCTTATTTTTCAAGTACATCAACTAGCTGGCTTAAACATGCGGAGTTATTTGTGAATAAGGTGATTGATCGATTTTCCTTATCAAAAGAGTCATTTGTAATAGAAGTAGCGTCTAACGATGGTTATTTGCTTAGAAATTTTGTTAAACATAGTATTCCCTGTTTAGGAATTGAGCCAACTGTAAGCACCGCTGAAATATCAATAAGTTTGGGGATTCCAAACCTTCTAGAATTTCTTTCTGAAAATGTTGCGCTGAATTTATCGAATCAAGGGAAAAAAGCAGATTTAATTATTGGGAACAATGTTTACGCCCATGTGCCAAATATAAATGATTTTACAAAGTCTTTGAAGATTCTTTTGAAGCCAAACGGAGTTATTTCTTTAGAATTTCCTCATTTATTGAACTTAGTGAAGTTTTCTCAATTTGACACAATTTATCACGAACATTTTTCTTATCTTTCTCTTCGTTCTGTCGAAACTATTTTTAATTCGGTTGGATTGAAAGTATTTGACGTAGAAGAGTTAGAAACTCACGGAGGAAGTCTAAGAGTTTTTGGCACCCACCTTGAAAATAATATCGATATATCTGAGAACGTTAAAGCGGTATTGCAGAAAGAAATTGATTTTAACCTTTTTGATGATAAGACTATTGAGGATTTGGGAGACAGAGTTAATAAAATAAAATATGATTTCCTTGATTTCTTGTTAGAACAGAAAATTAAAGGAAAAAAAGTGATAGGTTATGGGGCGCCTGCTAAAGCAAATACTTTACTGAACTTTTTCGGAATAAAAAGGGACTTAATACCATTTGTTTGTGACGCTTCTAAATCAAAGCAAAATAAATTCCTTCCTGGAAGCCATATACCAGTTTTTCATCCTGACCAAATTAAACATTTTAAACCCGATTATATTATTATATTTCCTTGGAATTTACAAATAGAAATTGAAAGTTTACTCCAATATACAAAAGAGTGGGGTTGTAAGTTGATCGTTTTGCTTCCTGAATTTCGCATTATATGAGCATATTTGAATATTTAAAATGACTAAATTAGCAGAAAACATATACACAGTAGTATGGGCATTCCCCTTGGTAAGTTTACCATTTTTGATATTGGCTTGTTACGACCAACAGTTTTATCATGTTGATTTAATTTTCAAAATTTCTTTACATAATCTTGGTTTTACAATTCTAGTTTCTTTTTTCTATAGGAAATCAGGAGTTTTCGGAACCGCTGTAATTTTACCTTTGCTATTAATTGCTAGTTTTAGTTTTAACAAATTACAGATCTTAAATTTAGTTTATTTTTTACTAACACTCGGATTATTGTTTTATGAAATTCCCTTTTTATTAAGAAGAATAAATTGGTACAAATTTGCTGATATCCTTGTCGTTTCCTCGCTGCTTATTCTATTGTTAGTTCCCTTTTTTAGTAATGTTTATTCTCAACCAGATTCTTTAAATCGGCTATACAATTCAAATCTTAATAATGACACCTTGTATCATTTATCTATGTCTGCAATTTGGAAGAATTATCACGTAGTGAGCCATGGTTTGCATGGATTGGGTGAATTGAAATACCACTTTGGTTCCCACCTTTTTTTAGCAGGCAGTAGCTCTCTATTGGACATTTCATCTCTGGAATCTTATTCACACTTCTTTGGTTTCTTTGTAATTCCAGTGCTATTTCTCTCCATTCTTTGTCTTTCCGAAGAATTATTTCCATCTACTACTAGAACAAAATTTTATTGGAAATTATTGTTATTGGCCACTTTAATTCTTGGATCGGGGGTATTGGTTTCAGGAAGTTTATTAGATAGATATCGTTTAGACGCTAGTTATTATCAATCTGAAAGTTATTCGATTTCGCTTATTTTTTTTCTGTGTTTCATTTCTATGCTAGTTCAACCTTCGAAATCTAGATTTAAAGTAAGATTTTTATTGATTATACTAGCTTTATCGTTTCTTACGGTCACCAAGGTTTCTTCTGGTTTTTTTGGTTTGTCAACATTGGCATTTTGGATTTTTTTTTTAGAGGAGAGAAAAAGCGAAACTAAAAAAAAGTATTATTGGCTTTTTTTCTTTATTACCGCAGTTACATTGCTAGTTATTGTTAGATTTATAAATCCTACTAATGGTGATGGTGGTTTTTCCCCCTTTCATTATATAAATACTTATGTTACTTCTGATCTTCCGTTAGCAATTAAACTTTTTATTTTTTTAATAATACATTTTCTTTTCCCAAATTTAGTTGTTTTGATTTATTTTTTTCTCAAAGTTAGAACACCGTATGCATTGATTATTCCTGATTGGATTTTATTTAATGTTATATTTTCAATTCTTATTGGGATTGCAGTTACTTTAACATTGCAAATTCATGGTGGTTCAGCCTATTATGTATCGAATGTTTCTATGTTTATTGCACTACCGATCTTAATTTCTCTCCCAGTGTTTTTTGCGAGATACTGGAATATTGGATTGCAATTTGTTTCATTTGGAATAGTCCTTTTACTTTTAGTCTTCTATGCTCCAGAAGTTCTATCTAATGGTTTGAGAAATTTTCGTCATGAAATTAGTAAGCCTCTGACACTCAATGTGAAAATCGGCCATTACATTGAAGAACTAAATAATATTAGAAAAGATAAAAGCACTTTGCGAAGCTTAATTTATATACCACGTTATGAGGTAGATTTTTGGAAATCTACGATCGATTGCAGGAGTCATGGCTTTCTAATTACGGGAATATCGGAACGTCCCGCAATTTATAGTTGGCCTTCTTATGAATGCTACCCATTGTTATGTAGTGAGAGATTTGAATCAAATGGTCTTTGTGGAAAATCAGAAGAAATATTTAGTGAAAATGAGATATTAGAGGAATCACTGAAATTAGGTTTTTCTGAAGTATTAGTAATAACATCACGCGGGATAAGAAAGATAAAATAGGTATATGAAATTTTCAGTCAAAACAGAAAAGTTTTACAGGAAAGATATTGATGGTTTGCGAGCCGTAGCCATCCTCCTTGTGGTTTTTTACCATCTGTTCCCCGATACTATCAGAGGGGGCTTTGTTGGTGTCGATATTTTTTTTGTTATTTCTGGATATATTATAACAACGAACATACTATCTGATTTGGAAATAGGAAAATTTTCATATAGTGTTTTTCTATTTAAACGGATTCGCAGACTATATCCTGCACTTCTGTTAGTTTTAGGTTTAGGTTATACATTTGGTCTAATATTTCTTATGCCAAAAGAGTTTGCTGGTTTAGCTAAACACATTGTGAGTTCATTGGCATTTGTTCAAAATTTTATCCTTTGGAGAGAAGTCGGTTATTTTGATGATCTACCGCAATTAAAGCCGCTGTTGCATTTGTGGTCTTTGTCAATTGAAGAGCAGTTTTATATAATCTGGCCTTTGTTATTGATTTTTATTCATCGTCAAAAAAAAGCTAGGATACCAATCTTAACAGTTTTCCTTTTTTTATCCTTCATGATGAATATTGCTTCTGTGGGTGTTAATCAAGATTTTGCATTTTACTGGCCATTTACTAGATTTTGGGAAATTTTAAGTGGGTGTTTATTGGCGATATTGCATAAGGAGGAAAAGATTGTCTGGGATGGAAAGGCACTTTCAATAGTTATGTCTGGCATAGGATTTCTGATGATTCTTTTTGCAGGTTTTTCTTTTTCTAGGTTTACTCAATTTCCTGGTTTTGCTGCGGTTCTTCCTGTTTTTGGAGCCTCGTTAGTAATTTTTTTTCATGAGAATGGTTTTAACCGACAAATTCTTTCTTTTAAAGTTTTTACGTTTCTTGGTTTAATCAGCTATCCTCTGTATCTTTGGCATTGGATACTAATCTCTTTTGATTATTATTATTTCGGTCAGTTCAATCTATTATCTAATAAGTTTATCCTACTAATATTGAGTATATTGTTGGGTTTTATAACTTTCCGATTTGTTGAAACTCCTATACGAAAAAGCAAAAATTTTCCTTTTGTCTCTAAGCGCCTTCTTGGTATTTCATTTCTGTTAGTCATACTTGCATTTATAACATTTAAGTTGAAGGGGTTCCCGCTTTTGAAAGAAAGGGAGCTTCCGAGTGAGGCAAGATCATTACTTGATCCTGAATTTGGCGGAAATCTTGCTGCAAATTGGAGGGAGCACTCATGTTTTCTTTATAAAGAAGATAGGTTCGAGCGTTTTGAACGATCTTGTGGTAATGAGGGTGGGAATGTCAATGTAATGCTTTGGGGTGACTCACATGCAGCTGCATTATATACTGGATTTAAAGCAATTCAGAGCAAAAATAGAACTTTTGGGTTATGGCAATATACTACAAGTCTCTGTCCTCCAATATTAGATTTTGACTATGAGATGAATCAAAATTGTCGAATTAACAATGCTTTTGTCTTTAACCGTTTATCCAATCATAAACCTGATATCTTGATATTGCAGGCCTCATGGGATTGGGGAAGATACGAAGTTAAGAGAAATATAAAATATCTAGAAAAAACATTTGTGAAATTAAACTCTAAGAAAATCCCTCGGGTAATTTTATTTGGTCAGTCACCTACTTGGATGCGTAAACTTCCCACCAATATTGTTACTTATCACAAAGTTTTTGGAAGGTTGCCAAGTTCATATACAAGTTTTGGTTTGTTCCAAATAGAGGAGACAAGACTTTTGGAAGAAGAATTAAAAAAGACTGCAATAAAATACAATATTGAGTTTATATCGATGATAGATATATTGTGCCCAAATAATGAATGTTTACTTTATGTCGGAGATTCCGTTCAAAATGTAACAAGTTTGGATCAAGGACATCTATCTGACCTAGGTGCAAGTTACGTGGTTCAAGCTGCTGAAAAGAAGATCTTTCCTGGCAATTAAATCAAATGGTTAGTTCATCGCAATACGACTGAAGGACCAGTCCCCGTATAGCTGTATTTCTTTCAGTGTTGTCTCTTTTGTTTTTTGATTGGAAAAAGAATGCTTTCCCCGAGATATAAAAAAAGTATGCCTGAAAGCCACCATTCCCATTGTTACAATAGCTCGAAAAATATCTTTGTTTCATATTATAGTTTCATGTCTTTAGGATTAGCAATTAAATGAAAATACTCATTACCGGAGCCGATGGATTTATTGCCCGCAATCTTAAAATCCATATTTCTGAAAATAAAAATCATGAAGTGCTTTTGCATACTAGAAATTCGACGGACAATGAGTTATCTACTTTCTTAAAAGATGCTGATTTTATCTTTCATTTAGCAGGTGTAAATCGACCCATTTCAGAGGACCAATTTTTTATTGGCAATGCAGATTTAACCAAACAAATAATCTTGCGTTTACAGGAGTTAGGTAAAAAAACTCCCATTGCATTTTCCTCTTCGATTCAGGCTTCGCTTGAGAATCCTTACGGAAGATCCAAAAAACAAGGTGAAGACATTATAATAGACTACGGTAACAACACTGGAGCTCCCATTTTTATCTACAGACTACCTAACGTATTTGGAAAATTCTCAAAGCCGAATTATAATTCTGCTATTGCAACATTTTGTTACAATATCTCTAGGTCATTGCCAATTGTCGTCAATGATGCATCTCGAGAGATGAATCTATGTTATGTTGATGATTTGATTGCAATTTTTTTGAGTACCTTGGAAGGTAAATTTCAGGCTGGATTTGTTAATGTTGAACCAACTTATACAATTTCACTTGGCGAACTTGTAAATTTAATTACTGGTTTTAGAGATAATCGGGATAAACTGTTTATTGAAAATGTTGGTCATGGTTTAATAAGAGCTCTTTATTCTACCTATATAAGTTTTCTCCCAATCAGTTCCTGTAGTTATTCGATACCGAAATATGAAGATCCTAGAGGATCTTTTGTTGAGATGTTGAAAACAAAAGAATCGGGACAAATGTCCTTTTTTACGGCACTTCCTGGTGTGACTCGAGGAAGACATTACCATCATTCTAAAACAGAAAAATTTTTGATCATTAGAGGGAAGGCTCTGTTTCGATTCCAACACTTAATCACAAAAGAATACTTTGAGTTAGAAGTGAATGACCAGGAGCCAACGATAGTAGATACGATTCCTGGTTGGACTCATGATATAACAAATATCGGAGATAGCGAACTAATAGTAATGCTTTGGGCCAATGAAGTTTTTAATAGAGAACTACCTGATACTATTTCAGCAGATATAACAAAATGAAAAAATTAAAAGTTTTTACTGTGATAGGCACAAGGCCTGAGATCATCAGACTTTCAAGAGTGCTTCATGCCTTGGACGAAGCCTGTGACCACAAAATCGTTCACACGGGACAAAATTACGATTTTGAACTTAATGAGATTTTTTTTCAAGATTTAGGGATCAGAAAACCTGATTATTTTTTGGAAGCAGCAGGTGGTACGGGAGCAGAGACAATTGGAAAAATCATCATTCGTTTTGATGAATTATTGTCAAAAGACATTCCTGATGCAATCCTTGTTCTTGGTGATACCAATAGTTGTCTTTCTGTGATTCCGGCAAAGAGAAGAAAAATTCCAATCTTTCACATGGAAGCCGGAAATAGATGTTTTGATTTACGTGTGCCAGAGGAGATTAATAGAAGGATCGTTGATCATACTTCAGATATTAACCTGACGTATAGTTCGATTGCCAGAGAATACTTGTTACGGGAAGGTTTACCGCCAGATCAAGTAATCAAAACCGGCAGCCCGATGTTTGAAGTTTTGCATCATTATATGTCAGGAATTCAATCCTCGAAGATATTGGAGCAGCTTCAGTTAAAAAGCAAAGAATACTTTTTAGTATCTGCTCATAGGGAAGAAAATATTGATTCTGAACAAAACTTTCGTTCACTAACAGATACGCTGAACACCATAGCAGAAAAGTATAATCTACCTGTAATTGTATCTACTCATCCAAGAACCCAGAAAAAAATCGATCTACTGAAAATCAATTTCCACAAAAATATTAAACTGCTAAAGCCACTAGGTTTTATGGATTATAATAAATTGCAGATCGAGTCGAAAGCTGTCCTCTCCGATAGTGGAACCATCACGGAAGAGTCCTCAATTCTGAAATTTTCAGCTTTAAATATTCGAGAGGCTCACGAAAGACCGGAAGGAATGGAAGAGGCAACGGTAATGATGGTTGGTCTGAATCAAGATCGTATTTTACAAACGCTTGCGTTCTTAGACCAACAAGGGATTGAATTTTTGGAAAATTCTAGATTAGTTGAAGATTATTCTATGCCAAATGTTTCCGCAAAAGTGGTTCGAATTATTTTTAGTTATACAGATTATATAAATCGAATTGTTTGGAAGCGATATTAAATTATTCCGTTATTTGACCTAAATGAAAGTTTTAATTATTGTAGATGATTATTTGCCCAATAGTATGAAAATTACGGGTAAAATGATGCATGAACTTGCATTAGAGTTTTTAGTGCAAGGCCACTCGGTTACAGTTTTAACGCCAGCAATTTTACAGCGAAAAAAATTCGAAATCGAATTTTTAGATGGAGTAAGAATATTGCGTTTTAGCTCAGGCAGAATTAAAAATGTTAATAAAATCGTTCGCTTAATCAACGAATTTTTACTTTCCTTTAGAGCTTGGAGAAGTTTTCGTAAATGGTTTTCTGAAAACCCAAATGACTTAATTGTATATTACTCTCCGTCAATATTTTGGGCACCTATTGTCGAAAAGTTAGTCAAGTTATGGAGTAGTGATACTTATTTAATACTTCGAGATTTTTTTCCGCAATGGGCTATTGATAGTGGACTAATATCCGAAACTTCGCTAATAGCAAAGTTTTTTCAATACTATGAGAGGCGGACGTATAGAGTAGCCAATAGAATTGGTGTAATGTCACCAGCTAACTTACGGTGGTTTGTTTCCAGATTCCCAATGTTAAACAATGTTGAAGTCCTCTATAATTGGACCTCAGCAAAGCAATTTGAGCCAAAGCATTCATTGCGATCAGAGTATTTACTAATGGATAAAGTAATTTTCCTGTATGGAGGGAATATTGGCCACGCTCAATATATGAAAAACCTTTTGGACTTAGCATTTAGGTTTCGAATTCATAAAGAAGTTTTTTTTGTATTTATCGGGTCTGGTGATGAAGAAAATCTAGTGAAAGAAACTATAGAAGGTAATGGATTAAGTAATTGTTTACTATTGGAATCAGTCCCACAAGATATTTTTGAATCATATCTGACAGAAGCAGATGTGGGATTGTTTACATTACATCCAAATCATAAAACACATAATTTCCCTGGAAAGATATTGGGTTATGTGCAAATGGGTCTTCCAATACTTGGTGCAGTCAATAGAGGGAATGACCTTAAAGAGCTGATTAATGAAACAGGATCTGGCTTAATTTGTGATTCAGGAGATAGCGAATCTTTATTTAGTAATGCTACTAAATTATTAAATCCCGAGCTTCGAAAATATATGGGTAAATGCGCCAAACAATTGCTTTATGCGAATTTTTCAACATCAGCGGCAGCAGCGAAGATTATTAATTCGGGATCAAATAAATGATTAATCTATACACAAGAAAATACGCAAGAATTCCTTTTATAATTCTATTAATGGATATATTGTCAATCTTTGTATCACTAGAATTTATAATGTGGGTGAATAATATAGAGTTTCTGTCCTTGTTTGAACTTTATGCAAGAAATTCAATATTTTTAATTCTAATTATATTTCAAACAGTATTCAATACATACCAACCACTTTCGAGTGATTTAAGAATTGGCTATATCACAAGGTATATCATTGCATGTATAACTTTCTTCTTTTTTATGAGTGCGTTACTGTTTCTTACTCAATTTAGATATATCGGGGGTGTTTGGGGAAGAGGTATTATTTTTCAGAATTTGATTTTAGTGTTCGTATTGGGTCTTGTTTTTCGCTGGCTTATTAAGTTGTATAAAAAGAGAGTTATTGGTGCAGTGGAAGTAAGTGCATTATTAATTTTGGGCAAAGACAAATTACAAACATTTGTTCGAGAGAACTTCAGGTCTCTTAAGAATGTAAATGTCTATATTTACTTAGAAGGCAACGAGAAAATTAGAATTAGTGATCAAAATTTATCCAAAGTTATTTTTATAAGAGGAAAAAAAAATCTAGAAAGTTACTTTCAGAAAGAAAATCAAATTTTTGATTTTGTAATTTTTGATTCAAACGTATCGATTTCGGATGATACTCTTAGAGATTTAATGGATGCAAAATTACATGGACTTAAGGTATTTGATCTAACAGATTTTTTTGAATATTACTTCGAAAAAATTTCCGTATTAAATGTGCAAGACCGGTGGATTGTATTTTCAAATGGATTTTCGATTATATCGAATAAGATTGCGCTTAGACTAAAGGCAATTTTGGATTTTGTTGGTGCTCTCCTATTATTGATTTTGACTTCGCCGTTAATAATTCTTGCTGCCTTTCTTGTTAAAATCACCTCAACTGGACCAATTTTGTATAGCCAGGTTAGGGTAGGTTTATCCGGAAAAGAATTCAACATTTTTAAACTGCGCACTATGATTGCGGATGCAGAAAAAGAAGGTGCAAAGTGGTCTAGTTTTAACGATCCAAGGATTACAAAAATAGGAGCCATTTTTAGGAAGACAAGAATTGATGAGCTGCCACAATTATTTAATATCTTACGAGGCGATATGAGTTTTATTGGTCCTAGGCCAGAAAGACCGGAATTTATAAAAATTCTAGTTGAGGAAATTCCGTATTACAGCTTAAGGCATTTAATGAAGCCTGGGTTAAGTGGTTGGGCACAGGTAAACTACGATTATGGTTCTTCAGTTAATGATTCATTAGTAAAGCTTGAATATGATTTATACTATATTAAAAATTATTCATTCTATTTGGATTTACGTACCATTATTAAAACTATAAGGGTTGTAGTTTTTGGTAAAGGACGGTAAGCAATTTGGCAATCCCGTTTGAATTTTTAATTTTAATTAAAACTGTGAAAATATTTTTTACTGGATTAGGGCAAGGTGCGGGATGGGCTATCAATCGATTCAAATAATAATCTTCTATGTTGTAGTGCTTTTCTTGCTGAATCGGATTTCATATAAATACTCCATCTTTGCTGCAGTAATCGTAAGTTGGTGGTTTCTCTGGAATTTTATTAGCTCTACTTCGATTACTAACTTATTCGTAATCGGTCAAAAAACGCAAAACTTGTACTATATTTTCTTTTCTGGACTAGTTTTGGGAGCCATTATTTGGAAATTATTGAGGAGCAGGTCATCATTTGAATATTTGTTTATAATTCCGAAGTATAGATTGAAATATATAGTAAGGGCTGTTTTTTTATTTTACGTTTTGGTAATTGTTCCAATTACAATATATTTTCTTGCAAGAGGTTTATATCTTATGTCTACAGAGTTTACCGTAAGGGAATACAGATCTGAAGTATTCGGGCTGTGGACAGGATCTTCAAAACTTTTTCATAATTCAAAAATGATATCTATTTTCTATTTTTGGATAGTGAATCCGTTCCAAGTTGCGTCAGTCTTTTTGGGTGTTTCATTTCGGAATATCGGTAATGATAATCGCCTTTTTTACGTAGCCATACTCCTACTTTTCTTTGATGCCATTATATTGGCCGGAAGGTTTGCGTTGCATTCCCTAATTTCTGTATTTCTTATAACATTGCTTCTTGATTTGTTTAGCAGTCATTCTAGAGAGTTTTTCTATAGAAAAAATAAATATCTTTTTTTGTTTATAGGCTTTATTCTTTTCTTCTTAATGGTGTTTACAATGTTACGAGACAATAGTGGCTTGAGTGGATTTGTAGATTCACTTAAGCTCTATATCTTTATTTATCATACAGAGTCGTTTTCTATCTTAGATCACGAATTGCTGAATCCCAGTTCGATTATACATGATTTAACTTATGGAAAATCATTCTTTGGGGGGGTATTGAAGTATCCGATTCTACTAATGAATCAACTGGGGTTTAATATTATTTCTGAAGAATCTAGAATAGGAGGATATCTGCATAAGAACTTTGCAATCGGTATAAATGAAGATGGATCGTTAATTCAGTTAAACGCATTTGGGTCTATTTTTTTCAGCATGTATCGAGACGGTAGAGAATTTTTCATTTTTTTATGTGGTATCTTTTATGGTTATAATTTGTTGTTTTTTTCTCAAAGATTCTATTCTAGAAGCGTCTTGGGAGTTTCACTACTAGTTTCGATGTTATTTATTGGAATTTACG from Leptospira wolbachii serovar Codice str. CDC encodes the following:
- a CDS encoding oligosaccharide repeat unit polymerase, which gives rise to MSTEFTVREYRSEVFGLWTGSSKLFHNSKMISIFYFWIVNPFQVASVFLGVSFRNIGNDNRLFYVAILLLFFDAIILAGRFALHSLISVFLITLLLDLFSSHSREFFYRKNKYLFLFIGFILFFLMVFTMLRDNSGLSGFVDSLKLYIFIYHTESFSILDHELLNPSSIIHDLTYGKSFFGGVLKYPILLMNQLGFNIISEESRIGGYLHKNFAIGINEDGSLIQLNAFGSIFFSMYRDGREFFIFLCGIFYGYNLLFFSQRFYSRSVLGVSLLVSMLFIGIYGIFQPYIDGAILPSLLISSIILIVLNFYYKRIV
- a CDS encoding dTDP-4-dehydrorhamnose 3,5-epimerase family protein, whose product is MNQKKFIIHETPISELFWITRTLIEDNRGSFSRLFCSEELKSVGFDLPIAQVNITKTEKKGIIRGLHFQLPPYSEHKIIYCLKGEVFDIALDLRRSSPTFLKYHSIILSESENNAYSIPQGFAHGFQSLTDDVEMVYFHSHPYRKQFETGVNPFDPMVNVKWPLPVTGISERDRSFLLLDNNYTGVKIK
- a CDS encoding glycosyltransferase family 4 protein encodes the protein MKVLIIVDDYLPNSMKITGKMMHELALEFLVQGHSVTVLTPAILQRKKFEIEFLDGVRILRFSSGRIKNVNKIVRLINEFLLSFRAWRSFRKWFSENPNDLIVYYSPSIFWAPIVEKLVKLWSSDTYLILRDFFPQWAIDSGLISETSLIAKFFQYYERRTYRVANRIGVMSPANLRWFVSRFPMLNNVEVLYNWTSAKQFEPKHSLRSEYLLMDKVIFLYGGNIGHAQYMKNLLDLAFRFRIHKEVFFVFIGSGDEENLVKETIEGNGLSNCLLLESVPQDIFESYLTEADVGLFTLHPNHKTHNFPGKILGYVQMGLPILGAVNRGNDLKELINETGSGLICDSGDSESLFSNATKLLNPELRKYMGKCAKQLLYANFSTSAAAAKIINSGSNK
- a CDS encoding acyltransferase family protein, which produces MKFSVKTEKFYRKDIDGLRAVAILLVVFYHLFPDTIRGGFVGVDIFFVISGYIITTNILSDLEIGKFSYSVFLFKRIRRLYPALLLVLGLGYTFGLIFLMPKEFAGLAKHIVSSLAFVQNFILWREVGYFDDLPQLKPLLHLWSLSIEEQFYIIWPLLLIFIHRQKKARIPILTVFLFLSFMMNIASVGVNQDFAFYWPFTRFWEILSGCLLAILHKEEKIVWDGKALSIVMSGIGFLMILFAGFSFSRFTQFPGFAAVLPVFGASLVIFFHENGFNRQILSFKVFTFLGLISYPLYLWHWILISFDYYYFGQFNLLSNKFILLILSILLGFITFRFVETPIRKSKNFPFVSKRLLGISFLLVILAFITFKLKGFPLLKERELPSEARSLLDPEFGGNLAANWREHSCFLYKEDRFERFERSCGNEGGNVNVMLWGDSHAAALYTGFKAIQSKNRTFGLWQYTTSLCPPILDFDYEMNQNCRINNAFVFNRLSNHKPDILILQASWDWGRYEVKRNIKYLEKTFVKLNSKKIPRVILFGQSPTWMRKLPTNIVTYHKVFGRLPSSYTSFGLFQIEETRLLEEELKKTAIKYNIEFISMIDILCPNNECLLYVGDSVQNVTSLDQGHLSDLGASYVVQAAEKKIFPGN
- a CDS encoding exopolysaccharide biosynthesis polyprenyl glycosylphosphotransferase, yielding MDILSIFVSLEFIMWVNNIEFLSLFELYARNSIFLILIIFQTVFNTYQPLSSDLRIGYITRYIIACITFFFFMSALLFLTQFRYIGGVWGRGIIFQNLILVFVLGLVFRWLIKLYKKRVIGAVEVSALLILGKDKLQTFVRENFRSLKNVNVYIYLEGNEKIRISDQNLSKVIFIRGKKNLESYFQKENQIFDFVIFDSNVSISDDTLRDLMDAKLHGLKVFDLTDFFEYYFEKISVLNVQDRWIVFSNGFSIISNKIALRLKAILDFVGALLLLILTSPLIILAAFLVKITSTGPILYSQVRVGLSGKEFNIFKLRTMIADAEKEGAKWSSFNDPRITKIGAIFRKTRIDELPQLFNILRGDMSFIGPRPERPEFIKILVEEIPYYSLRHLMKPGLSGWAQVNYDYGSSVNDSLVKLEYDLYYIKNYSFYLDLRTIIKTIRVVVFGKGR
- a CDS encoding class I SAM-dependent methyltransferase, which encodes MKCRHCSAELQKSFLDLDFSPPSNAYLTKEDLNKPEMHYPLRVLMCDSCKLVQTEDYTDKDLLFSSDYAYFSSTSTSWLKHAELFVNKVIDRFSLSKESFVIEVASNDGYLLRNFVKHSIPCLGIEPTVSTAEISISLGIPNLLEFLSENVALNLSNQGKKADLIIGNNVYAHVPNINDFTKSLKILLKPNGVISLEFPHLLNLVKFSQFDTIYHEHFSYLSLRSVETIFNSVGLKVFDVEELETHGGSLRVFGTHLENNIDISENVKAVLQKEIDFNLFDDKTIEDLGDRVNKIKYDFLDFLLEQKIKGKKVIGYGAPAKANTLLNFFGIKRDLIPFVCDASKSKQNKFLPGSHIPVFHPDQIKHFKPDYIIIFPWNLQIEIESLLQYTKEWGCKLIVLLPEFRII
- the wbjC gene encoding UDP-2-acetamido-2,6-beta-L-arabino-hexul-4-ose reductase; protein product: MKILITGADGFIARNLKIHISENKNHEVLLHTRNSTDNELSTFLKDADFIFHLAGVNRPISEDQFFIGNADLTKQIILRLQELGKKTPIAFSSSIQASLENPYGRSKKQGEDIIIDYGNNTGAPIFIYRLPNVFGKFSKPNYNSAIATFCYNISRSLPIVVNDASREMNLCYVDDLIAIFLSTLEGKFQAGFVNVEPTYTISLGELVNLITGFRDNRDKLFIENVGHGLIRALYSTYISFLPISSCSYSIPKYEDPRGSFVEMLKTKESGQMSFFTALPGVTRGRHYHHSKTEKFLIIRGKALFRFQHLITKEYFELEVNDQEPTIVDTIPGWTHDITNIGDSELIVMLWANEVFNRELPDTISADITK
- the wecB gene encoding non-hydrolyzing UDP-N-acetylglucosamine 2-epimerase, with the translated sequence MKKLKVFTVIGTRPEIIRLSRVLHALDEACDHKIVHTGQNYDFELNEIFFQDLGIRKPDYFLEAAGGTGAETIGKIIIRFDELLSKDIPDAILVLGDTNSCLSVIPAKRRKIPIFHMEAGNRCFDLRVPEEINRRIVDHTSDINLTYSSIAREYLLREGLPPDQVIKTGSPMFEVLHHYMSGIQSSKILEQLQLKSKEYFLVSAHREENIDSEQNFRSLTDTLNTIAEKYNLPVIVSTHPRTQKKIDLLKINFHKNIKLLKPLGFMDYNKLQIESKAVLSDSGTITEESSILKFSALNIREAHERPEGMEEATVMMVGLNQDRILQTLAFLDQQGIEFLENSRLVEDYSMPNVSAKVVRIIFSYTDYINRIVWKRY